The proteins below are encoded in one region of Telopea speciosissima isolate NSW1024214 ecotype Mountain lineage chromosome 10, Tspe_v1, whole genome shotgun sequence:
- the LOC122642947 gene encoding probable disease resistance RPP8-like protein 4, with amino-acid sequence MAEMVILPLIQNLGSLLNDEANSLLQVRPEVELLHKELKLMTASLKDADAIYHKSERAKEWVRQLRELAFEAEDTIEVFVYEVVQRWRGGVVRKIIKFPKLLINAHQFRGKIQDINGKITKLKDDQMNYDIKPLERGQTFTQTHQLEVSSSAQKFWPVDVVGLQSEAEKLAKLLMKKESLGRFSVVSITGMGGLGKTTLARKIYDRDDVKRHFDCQAWVHISKEYRMKDVLYNIIKQVMVLTEAEREELASKEVVILEERLSNFLKEKKNSLFLLDDVWSREDWDKLKNTFLVPCDGQQCRVLLTTRDEGIARHADPNADPYKLKHLDEKKSLKLFSKVFFRSPNDADAESSLNSLNKEMKKLATDIVQKCDGLPLAIVVLGGLLLEKRLTTIAEWKKVLDSVDWHLDTSNCLKVLSLSYTELPSHLKSCFLYFGFFPNDAEIERDKLIRLWVAEGFLEPRGNLRMEDVAGDCLEELMQRNLIHVAKWKSNGVPQSFIIHDLLLKLAISEAKESNFLNISTPQKSLNCYRRVALRDKSSEDNMAQSPNHSSSINSSNLLRTLLCFTEMNPSLYREFKLLNVLDLEDAPGIKTLPKEIGKLIFLKYLSFRGTGLKTLPPWVGNLYNLQTLNLFGTRIDEYLPIEILKLEKLRHLLCYRRIPKWRSDDSIVKKAIEICRCSSPPRQRQLGELSHLQTLWLRPGDWIEDGLEMLTDLRDLRIGGYEGHLENFREALSQAIVKLVRLEVLFLLELGGTEIFFPSFSNHVYLYDLYIGGCIRKLPEFNNFPPNLTRLRLANTRLEEDMIVILEKLPKLKELTLDKQPYDGVVMKCSARGFPKLEDLTLHEFHCLRNWIVEEGALPNLRILEMNELYGLKGIPNGLRHVTKLQKLTLAMPKEFLERVKEGGDDWEKIKHVPSINTREKEIPIEISQHLPGYERQWVDIYRGDNPSC; translated from the coding sequence ATGGCTGAGATGGTGATCCTCCCTTTGATACAGAATTTAGGCTCTCTACTAAATGATGAAGCCAATTCTCTCTTACAAGTGAGGCCAGAAGTAGAGTTACTCCACAAAGAACTCAAGCTGATGACTGCCTCTCTGAAGGACGCAGATGCAATATACCACAAAAGCGAGCGGGCAAAAGAGTGGGTGAGACAACTCAGAGAGTTGGCCTTCGAAGCAGAAGACACCATCGAAGTCTTTGTATACGAAGTGGTGCAGAGATGGCGGGGCGGTGTGGTTCGGAAGATCATCAAGTTCCCAAAACTTCTTATTAATGCTCACCAGTTTAGAGGGAAGATCCAAGACATCAATGGAAAGATCACAAAGCTGAAAGATGACCAAATGAATTATGATATCAAGCCTCTAGAGAGGGGTCAAACATTTACTCAAACACATCAACTTGAAGTTTCTTCGAGTGCACAAAAATTTTGGCCGGTCGATGTTGTGGGATTACAAAGCGAAGCAGAGAAGCTAGCGAAGTTGCTGATGAAAAAGGAGTCCCTTGGACGGTTCAGTGTTGTCTCAATTACCGGCATGGGAGGATTGGGAAAAACCACCCTTGCTCGAAAAATCTACGACAGAGATGATGTGAAAAGGCACTTTGATTGTCAAGCCTGGGTTCATATATCAAAAGAATATAGAATGAAAGATGTTCTGTACAACATCATAAAACAAGTTATGGTGCTCACAGaagcagagagagaggaatTGGCATCAAAGGAGGTTGTAATTTTGGAGGAAAGGCTTTCTAATTTtctcaaagagaagaagaattctCTCTTCTTATTGGACGATGTATGGAGCAGAGAAGATTGGGATAAACTGAAAAACACCTTCCTCGTTCCATGTGACGGTCAACAATGCAGAGTGTTGCTGACAACTCGTGATGAAGGAATAGCCCGGCATGCCGACCCGAATGCTGATCCATACAAGCTTAAACATTTAGATGAAAAGAAGAGTTTAAAACTTTTCTCAAAGGTGTTCTTCCGATCGCCAAATGATGCAGACGCAGAATCAAGTCTCAATAGTCTCAACAAGGAGATGAAAAAACTGGCAACAGATATTGTTCaaaaatgtgatggattaccgCTAGCCATTGTGGTATTGGGAGGCCTTTTATTGGAAAAAAGGTTGACTACTATTGCTGAATGGAAGAAAGTACTCGACAGTGTGGATTGGCATTTAGACACGAGTAACTGTCTAAAGGTATTAAGTCTGAGTTATACCGAATTACCTTCTCACTTGAAgtcttgttttctttattttgggtttttcccGAATGATGCTGAGATCGAGAGGGACAAATTGATTCGGCTATGGGTTGCAGAGGGATTTCTGGAACCAAGAGGGAATTTAAGAATGGAAGATGTAGCTGGAGATTGCCTTGAAGAGCTGATGCAGAGGAACTTGATTCATGTTGCCAAGTGGAAATCAAATGGGGTACCTCAATCATTTATTATTCATGATCTCCTCTTGAAGTTAGCAATATCAGAAGCTAAGGAAAGTAACTTTCTTAACATCTCCACTCCTCAAAAGTCCTTGAATTGCTATCGTCGTGTAGCCCTCCGTGATAAGTCTAGTGAAGATAATATGGCTCAGTCTCCTAACCATTCTTCCTCCATaaattcttcaaatcttctcCGCACCTTGCTCTGCTTCACTGAAATGAACCCGTCTCTTTACAGAGAGTTCAAACTACTTAATGTATTGGATCTTGAGGATGCCCCAGGTATTAAAACCTTACCCAAGGAAATAGGAAAGCTCATTTTTCTCAAATACTTGAGCTTCCGTGGAACCGGCTTGAAAACTCTTCCACCTTGGGTTGGCAACTTGTATAACCTGCAAACTCTCAATCTTTTTGGTACCAGAATTGATGAATATCTCCCAATTGAAATCTTAAAATTGGAGAAGTTGAGGCATCTTCTATGCTATAGAAGAATTCCAAAGTGGAGATCTGATGATTCCATTGTTAAGAAAGCTATTGAGATTTGTCGATGCTCTTCTCCTCCTAGACAGAGACAGCTTGGGGAACTAAGTCATCTTCAGACACTATGGCTTCGACCAGGCGATTGGATAGAAGATGGCCTCGAAATGTTGACAGATCTCAGGGACTTGAGAATAGGTGGGTATGAAGGACACCTAGAGAACTTCAGAGAGGCATTATCTCAAGCCATTGTCAAATTGGTGCGCCTTGAGGTGCTATTCTTGTTAGAATTAGGAGGCACTGAAATATTTTTCCCTTCATTTTCAAACCATGTGTATCTCTATGATCTCTACATTGGCGGATGCATACGGAAGCTACCAGAGTTCAACAACTTCCCACCGAATCTCACGAGGTTGCGTTTGGCTAACACTCGTTTAGAAGAAGACATGATTGTGATACTTGAGAAGCTGCCCAAATTGAAGGAACTCACATTGGATAAGCAACCATATGATGGAGTAGTGATGAAATGCTCTGCAAGAGGGTTTCCTAAACTAGAGGATTTGACTCTCCATGAGTTTCATTGTCTAAGGAATTGGATAGTGGAGGAAGGAGCACTGCCTAATCTGAGgatattggaaatgaatgagCTTTATGGGTTAAAAGGGATTCCCAATGGGCTGAGGCATGTCACAAAACTGCAGAAACTTACATTGGCTATGCCAAAGGAGTTCCTTGAGAGGGTTAAAGAAGGTGGAGACGATTGGGAGAAGATCAAACATGTACCTTCCATCaatacaagggaaaaagaaatccCAATAGAGATATCCCAACACCTTCCTGGATATGAACGCCAATGGGTTGACATCTACCGGGGAGATAATCCCTCATGTTGA